GATGGCGACGGCCGGCTCGACGCGGCGTCGTCCTGGTCGTGCGTCTCCGAGCCTCCGGCTTCTTTCCGGACCGGTGGAGTGCAGATCCACATCGGGAGAGGAGACGGATCGTTCGACTCTCCCCGCCCGGCCGTTTCTCTGGGGGATGGGGACGCGAACGCCCTTGCGACCGGCGATTTCGACGGAGACGGGCGGCCCGACCTGGCGGTCGTGAATTTCCTGAAGAACAACCTTACCGTCGCGCTGAACACGGGGCTCGCATCGTTCGGGAGCCCGGTGACCTACACGACCGGCGCGGGGCCGCGCGCGGTCGTGGCCGGAGATCTCAACCGGGACGGGCTCGATGATCTGGCGGTGGCGGACGCGACCGGATCGACGGTCTCGGTCCTGCTGAGCCTGGGCGGCGCATTGGCCGCGGCGGTCGATTATCCGGTCGGTGAAGGTCCGAGCGCCCTCGCGATCGGCGACTTCGATGGAGACGGTCATGCCGACCTGGCCACCGCGGACCCCGGGTCCGACACGGTTTCGGTCCTGGCAGGACGGGGAGATGGGGCCTTCGTGGCGGCGGTCTCCCGGCCGGCCCCGGGGATCCCCCGGGCCATCGCGGCCGGCGATCTGGATCGCGACGGGCGTGACGACATTGCGGTCGTCAACGGGGGCATCGACGAGCTGAGGATCTTCCTGTCCGACGGCGATATCGTCTTCCGGCCCCGGACCCTGACAGAGCATTTCTCCGTGGCGATCGCGGATGTCGAGGCCGACGGAGCGCCGGACGTCATCGCCGACGGCTGGGTCCTGCCGGGAGACGCCCGGGGCGGGTTCCGTCCGCCGGTCGATTACTACCTCTTTGGCGGGCTCGTGGTCGGGCAGTTCGACGGCGCGTCGGGCCTCGATCTCCTCAGCCTCGCGTCCCCCGGCCTCGTGGTCCTGCCGAACCAGATGCAGGAGGCGGACAAGGACGACGACGGCATCCTCGATGCGATCGACAACTGTCCGTCCCTCTACAACCCGGACCAGGCGGACGGCGACCTCGACGCCATCGGCGATCTCTGCGACAACTGTCCGGCGGGCTACAACCCGGCGCAGATCGATCGGGACAACAACGGCACCGGCGACGTGTGCGATCCGGAGCTTCCCTTCGTCACCGGACTGACGGTCTCTTCCAACACTCCGTTCGGCAAGGGATCCGGGACCCTCCGATGGAGCACGAACTGGGAGGTCAACCTCCTCGGCTTCAACGCCGTCGTCTACGACCAGCATGGACAGCGCACCCAGATGAACCTCGTGCTGATACCTTGCGAAGAGTGCGCCACGGAGCTCGGGACGTCCTACACGTTCTTGATCCCGAAGCTCAAAGGCGGCCGGAACATCTTCCTGGAGGCGGTCTTCCGCGACGCGCCGATCGTCACGCTGGGCCCCGCCACGCGGGAGTAAGCTCTGGGGGCCCGCCACAAGGCTTCAGGTGGTCAGCCGAACGCCGGAAGGTCGCCGGGCGGGCATTCGAGGGGCTCATGATCGCGGCGGTACAGGCGCGCCATGAGCGGCCCGCACAAGCGAACGCGGCGGGGAGCGTCGGCGGCGTCCGCCGCCACCTCCAGCCAGGAGCCCTCCCGCAGCGCGACCACCGGTCTGCGGTTCTCCTCCAGGAACTCGCGGAGGCGGGCCTCGCGCGTCTCCCCCATGTGCCGCGAGGCCGGGTCGGGGTCGAGGTAGTGGCAGTTCACCTGGAACGGCACCAGGCCGAGCGCCTCGAACGACGCGGGCTGGACGATCGGCATGTCGTTGGTCGTGCGGATGGTGGGGCCGGCGACGACCGTCCCGGCGCTCGACCCCAGGTACGGGGCGCCGGCGAGCACCCGCGAACGAATGAGCGCGATGAAATCCGATCGCTGCAGGCGGTCCAGGAGCCTGAAGGTGTTCCCGCCCCCCACGAAGATCCCCTCCGACTTCTCCAGAACGTCGCGCCCGTGCCCCCCCTCCATCACCCGGTGGACGTCGAGACCCAGCGCCCCGAAGCGCAGCCGCACGCGTTCGTGGTAACCCTCCTGGTCGGCGAGGGCGAAGGGGACGAAGGCAATGCGTCGCGCGCCCTGGAACAGCTCGGTAATCGCCCGGGCGGCGTGGTCGAGATACCCGCAGCCGAAGTTGATCGAGTTGCTGAGCAGAACGAGGCGCACGCGTCACTATACATCTCGATCCTCGCTTCGATCCTGGTCATGCTCCTGATGGGCGCTGTGTGAGTTAAGAAGCTCGACGCTGGACGCCTATTCGACACCGGGGGTGGAGTCGAGACCTACTTCTCGCGCCCCAGGTCGCGACTTTGCACAAACCGCCACCCGAAACGCCCCTTGATGCACAGATGACCGCTCGTGACCTCGTGGTCGAGCGGGGACGTCACTTTCACGATCGAGTTGTCCTGGACGCGCAGCTGGAGCGTGCAACCGACGCCGCAATAGGGGCAGATGGTGTCGGTCTGGGTCTGCCTGGACTCGTCCCAGGTGCCGGCGCGGCGCATGTCGTGTTCGGACTTGAACATCAGCGCGCCGGTCGGGCAGACGCCGATGCAGTTGCCGCAGTAGACGCAGGCGGAGTCGGTGAGAGGACGGGCGGACTCGGTCGAGATGCGGGCGTCGAAGCCGCGGCCGGCGACGGCGATGGCGAAGGTGTTCTGGGCGTCCTTGCCGCAGGCCTCGACGCACTTGTAGCAGAGGATGCACTTCGAGTAGTCGCGGACGTACAGATCGTTGTCGACCTTGACCGACTGGGCGACGGTGGCGGCGGAACCGTTGCCGGGAGCGGCGTGGTGGCCGGGGTGGGCGTGATCGCGCGCCCCCTCGGGCGCCGGGCCGGCCCTGGGGCCGAAGCGCTCGGGGCGCGCCTCGTAGCGCTTCATGTGGCCCTTGATCTCGTTCGAGACGAGCGACATGTCGACGGACGACGCCAGGAGCTCTAGAACGAGTTTGCGGCTGAGGCGCACGCGCTCGGAGTCGGTCTTCACGACCATCTTCGGCTCGACGGGGCGCGAGCAGGCGGGGACGAGGACGCGCGACCCCTCCACCTCGACGACGCAGATGCGGCAGACGTTGACGGGCGTCAGGTTCTCGAGGTAGCACAGCGTCGGCGTGTCGATCTTCTGCGCGCGGCAGGCCTGGAGGATCGTCGTCCCTTCGGGGACGCGCACGGGCGTGCCGTCGATGGTCAGGTCGACCTCCCGGCGCGGCGCGCCAGCGCGCGGGCGATCGCTCACGCTCTCCCCTTCCCGTTGCCGCCGAACACGCCGAGCTTCTTGATGGCCGATTGGACGACGCTCGCGGCGGTCTGGCCCAATCCACAGATGGAGGCGTCGCGCATCGCCTGGG
This sequence is a window from Candidatus Polarisedimenticolia bacterium. Protein-coding genes within it:
- a CDS encoding VCBS repeat-containing protein, producing the protein MVKNPLPPGLGGRRRAAELFVLLACLGMSLPSAGLIATGPLYPQTWFPTDSDARVFMGRFDADAALDLVTSASGAILVRRNDGRARFSRLLFGANVGPEVYAAAVGDFTGDGLHDVLVADSDVGLPGSLAVLPGHGDGTLGAAIGATPYTGYADFVVGDLNADAKDDLVSVNRATFDGIIIFLSRGDGNFSIAAISIGGFPSDLAVGDFNGDGTLDLSARLSNIGSTTPVVVLLNSGDGATFVQEHVAVPGQNVDVAVGDLNGDGRSDLAATISNPARLLVYLGQPDGSFAPGGGAGPEAGLVSPILPAVATLGGAGGDDVVLHDGFDLVTLLNNGDGTFRPVRRRLGLYGKKTFADLDGDGRTDMIMGAILFLGNGDGTFAQWIVSPAENCVNALAAADFDGDGRLDAASSWSCVSEPPASFRTGGVQIHIGRGDGSFDSPRPAVSLGDGDANALATGDFDGDGRPDLAVVNFLKNNLTVALNTGLASFGSPVTYTTGAGPRAVVAGDLNRDGLDDLAVADATGSTVSVLLSLGGALAAAVDYPVGEGPSALAIGDFDGDGHADLATADPGSDTVSVLAGRGDGAFVAAVSRPAPGIPRAIAAGDLDRDGRDDIAVVNGGIDELRIFLSDGDIVFRPRTLTEHFSVAIADVEADGAPDVIADGWVLPGDARGGFRPPVDYYLFGGLVVGQFDGASGLDLLSLASPGLVVLPNQMQEADKDDDGILDAIDNCPSLYNPDQADGDLDAIGDLCDNCPAGYNPAQIDRDNNGTGDVCDPELPFVTGLTVSSNTPFGKGSGTLRWSTNWEVNLLGFNAVVYDQHGQRTQMNLVLIPCEECATELGTSYTFLIPKLKGGRNIFLEAVFRDAPIVTLGPATRE
- the pepE gene encoding dipeptidase PepE; its protein translation is MRLVLLSNSINFGCGYLDHAARAITELFQGARRIAFVPFALADQEGYHERVRLRFGALGLDVHRVMEGGHGRDVLEKSEGIFVGGGNTFRLLDRLQRSDFIALIRSRVLAGAPYLGSSAGTVVAGPTIRTTNDMPIVQPASFEALGLVPFQVNCHYLDPDPASRHMGETREARLREFLEENRRPVVALREGSWLEVAADAADAPRRVRLCGPLMARLYRRDHEPLECPPGDLPAFG
- a CDS encoding 2Fe-2S iron-sulfur cluster-binding protein; amino-acid sequence: MSDRPRAGAPRREVDLTIDGTPVRVPEGTTILQACRAQKIDTPTLCYLENLTPVNVCRICVVEVEGSRVLVPACSRPVEPKMVVKTDSERVRLSRKLVLELLASSVDMSLVSNEIKGHMKRYEARPERFGPRAGPAPEGARDHAHPGHHAAPGNGSAATVAQSVKVDNDLYVRDYSKCILCYKCVEACGKDAQNTFAIAVAGRGFDARISTESARPLTDSACVYCGNCIGVCPTGALMFKSEHDMRRAGTWDESRQTQTDTICPYCGVGCTLQLRVQDNSIVKVTSPLDHEVTSGHLCIKGRFGWRFVQSRDLGREK